In a genomic window of Vicia villosa cultivar HV-30 ecotype Madison, WI unplaced genomic scaffold, Vvil1.0 ctg.001302F_1_1, whole genome shotgun sequence:
- the LOC131634456 gene encoding gibberellin 2-beta-dioxygenase 1-like has protein sequence MVVLSKTTREQYPCLRNLKQTTFIPEIPIVDLSKPDAKNIIVKACEEFGFFKVVNHGVSMESISLLESEAVKFFSMGFDQKEKAGPANPFGYGNKKIGQNGDIGWVEYLLLSNNQDFNSFKLSPAFGKDSEKLRCLLSDYMSSVKKLGCEILDLMAEGLNIEEKNVLSKLVNDKDSDCIFRLNHYPPCPESRLNNNENDGENVIGFGEHTDPQIISLLRSNNTCGFQICLKDKSWISVPSDHNSFFVNVGDSLQVMTNGLFKSVKHRVLTNGFKSRLSMIYFCGPSLSDKIAPLPCLIKGNERLLYREFTWFEYKKSAYATRLSDNRLAHFETINDS, from the exons ATGGTTGTGTTGTCAAAAACAACAAGAGAGCAATATCCATGTCTAAGAAACTTGAAACAAACCACATTCATACCTGAAATCCCTATAGTGGATCTCTCCAAACCTGATGCAAAGAACATCATAGTCAAAGCCTGTGAAGAGTTTGGATTCTTTAAGGTTGTCAACCATGGTGTCTCTATGGAATCTATTTCTTTATTGGAATCTGAAGCTGTTAAGTTCTTTTCCATGGGCTTTGATCAAAAGGAAAAAGCAGGACCAGCTAATCCATTTGGGTATGGAAACAAGAAAATTGGACAAAACGGTGATATTGGTTGGGTTGAATATCTTCTTCTGTCAAATAATCAAGATTTCAATTCCTTCAAACTCTCCCCTGCTTTCGGTAAAGACTCCGAGAAGCTTCG ttGTTTGTTGAGTGATTACATGTCAAGTGTGAAAAAGCTGGGATGTGAGATTCTTGACCTGATGGCAGAAGGATTGAACATTGAAGAAAAGAATGTGTTGAGCAAGCTTGTAAATGATAAGGACAGTGATTGCATATTCAGGCTTAACCATTACCCTCCATGTCCTGAGTCAAGGTTgaataataatgaaaatgatggtgaaaatgTGATTGGTTTTGGTGAACATACAGATCCACAAATCATTTCATTGTTGAGATCAAACAACACTTGTGGTTTTCAAATTTGCCTTAAAGATAAGAGTTGGATTTCAGTGCCTTCTGATCACAATTCCTTCTTTGTTAATGTTGGTGATTCTCTTCAG GTTATGACTAATGGACTATTCAAAAGTGTGAAGCACAGAGTTTTAACAAATGGTTTCAAATCTAGACTCTCTATGATATATTTCTGTGGTCCATCTTTGAGTGACAAAATTGCACCTTTGCCTTGTCTCATAAAAGGAAATGAAAGATTATTATATAGAGAGTTTACATGGTTTGAATACAAGAAATCTGCTTATGCTACAAGATTATCAGACAATAGGCTTGCTCACTTTGAGACAATTAATGATTCCTAG